The DNA sequence ctaTACTGTACTCCTACTATCTCGGAAGAAACCGACTTATACATCGACACGACTCATTATGAAAAACGGCTCAATCCTAACAGAACACTACCCACAATCTTGCCGCAAGATCAGTCACAAAAATCTTGGCTAAAACCAATGACCCATTCAATACTAACTATGCTATAAATCGGGCATGAGACCAACGATGGCAGCCAGAACAAAAAGTCATTCAAACAACCATACTCTACCATACAAACAATTCATTGTTTATATACTCGCTTTTctttaactaattatttactgACTTAGGCGTCGGAGTCCCTTTCGCAGATACCACGCTCGGGTCCGGATTCACGAGGATATTTCCTGTTCAGCTCGAGCTGTCAGGCACACCAGGGTTGATGCAAAGCCGACATATAGCTCGGAAGGAGTATCATTGTAAGAACatttggcgcccaccgtgggcCCCGCCTCTTTCGTAGTTTTATCTAACCTGACGCTACTATCTTCGGCTGTTCTTTTATTTTCCTCCGCAGAAATCAAGACATGACGGATCACTCTGTCACTCCTCAAGCAAACCCAACAAATGTCGAGCTCCTAGCCGCTAATGCTGCTCTGCTAGCGGACAACCAGCGGATGGCCGACTTGTTAGCGGCTGTCCAGAACAAAGATGGGGATAGAAACGACCATAAGAAAGTCAACACCGATCCCCATGGAGAACAGCACACGGAGCCAAATACAAAGACAAGAGATATACCTCTCAAAACTAAGAGACGGTGGATTGGCCCCTTTTCTGAAGAaataatgaatttaaaaatgccaaaaaattttacactttcaatGACTCTAACACCGTACAAGGGGATCGAAGATCCTAAAGTTCACGttacaaaattcaaatccaTGATGTTTCTTAACAGTCACTCCGATCCCATCTTGTGCCGGTCTTTTCCCACCTTCTTAGATGGGGCTGCCTTGTTATGGTTTTCTAACTTACCTGCAGGTTTCATATCCAGCTTTGACGAATTTGCCAAgttattcataaatcattttGCAGCCTCCAAAATCTATGTGCGAGATTCAGACTACCTCAGCGCAATCAAGCAAGGGCAGCACGAGAGCCTGAAGGATTACATGACACGCTTCACAGAAGCAGCCATGGAGATCCCCGACCTCAATCCAGAAGTGCAGCTGCATGCCATCAAGAGTGGTCTCTGGCTTGGAAAATTTCAGGAAGCTATAGCTGTCGCGAAACCCAAGACATTGGAGGAGTTTCAAGATAAAGCAACTGGTCAAATCGAAATAGAGGAGTTGCGTGAAGCTCGAAGGAGTGAAAAGCCACCATCCTGGAAGGAAGAAGACAAACCCTACAGGTCCCAAAATAAGGACTCTAAAAAACCTTTTAAACTAACCCCAAAATTTGATTCATATACCAGGTTCAATACCAAGAGGGAGGATATTATTAAGGAGATACTACATAGCAAGTTGATAAAGCCACCGAGCAAAGCAGGGACATACCAGGATCAGAAGTATGTTGACAGAAACAAACATTGTGCATTTCACCAAAAGTTTGGCCATACCACTGATAAGTGTGTGGTAGCTAGAGACTTGCTGGAGAGACTAGCAAGGTGGGGTCTTTTGGATAAATATGTCACTACCAAAAGCCAGAAAGAACCAACCAGGGATGCGGAAAGACTAAGCTACAGCTCAgaccaaaaagaaaaaggaacatGGCGTGGACCAGTCGAAACTCCGACCTCCAAGGGAGTTATCAATTACATTCAGGTGGCTTTGCTAGAGAAAGAGCTACCAATATGGCTAGGAAGCGGAGCTACCGATCTATGATGACAATGGAAGGATCTCACCAAGACCCATCAACTTCGGCTCTGTCCACCCACATCAGCTTCGACGCTGACGACTTTAAGTCTCAGTCTTCGAACTTAGATGATCCAGTAGTGATCACAGTATGAGTAGGAGAGCTAACCATTAAGAAGGTCCTGCTCGACCCAAGAAGCAGTGTTGACGTCCTATTCTACTCAACATTCAAAAAGATGCAACTAAGCGACAAAACATTACAGCCATCAACTGGAGAATCGGTAGGGTTCTCCGGCGAAAGGGTCCTTGTATCAGGTTATGTATGGTTAAGAACAACGCTAAGGGAATCCTCGAACTCAAAAACATTAGATATTCAATTTTTAGCAGCCGACTATGTAAGCCCTTATAATGTTATTTTGGGATGTCTGTCCCTAAATTCTTTCGGAACTATTGTCTCCACAATTTACCTGTGTATCAAGTTTCCTGTGCAGGATAATATAGTGGCAACAGTGCACGCTGACCATAAAGAAGCCAGACAATGTTACAATGCAGGATTAAAGACCATCCCGAAGGAGATCATTTCGAGAATCTATTCTGTATACAACTCGTAAAGCATCCCCACTCTGGCCGAGATGGATCCAAGAGACAACAATAGTCGTCCCGCTCCCACGGACGACCTGGAAAAGGTACAAGTCGGACCAGAAAATCAGTTTACTAACATCGGTTCAGCTTTTTTCGCAACAACAAATAAAATCTGGTAGGCATATTAAAGGCCAATGCTGACTTGTTTGCATGGACCCCCTGCTAGGGATGGAAAAAGGCCAAGCGGCCTGCCAGGACCTGTAGCCTGACCTGTGTTTGGCCTGGCTTGGCCTGACCTGTTATAAAATAGGCACAGGTTCAAGCTTTTATAAAAGCCTTATTATGTTAATAGGCCAGGCCTAGACTCACTAATTAGCCTTATTGGCCTGTCAGGCCTGCCTGGGCCTGTTAATACATAATtgcatatataaataattttttattattaacaaaattatgagatattttaaatttattatatttaattataaatagttttgtatattttaaatactttaaaatttaaaatttttataaatattaaatatgataTATTAAATGTAAatatgtttattaaaaaataatttttttaaaataatttttttatttttgtaaaaaaaaatatcaggTCTTTTAACAGACTTCACCACAGGCCAGGCTGAATAACAGGCCAAGTTTagtactttaaaaaaaatctatagcAGGCTACAGGCCAGGCTCAAGCCAATTGATCACATGACAGGCCAAGCCTGTTAAGAGCAAAGCCTGGCCTGGTGATGTTGGGGGCATCATTGCCTATTTTGGTAGTTAttttagtagattttattttagttttcatacaaattttgttaataaatgAGTAAAAGCATGAAAAATCTCTACATTAGGAAAGATCTCAAGCATAGGTGAATTTTACCTAATATACaagaaaaatatgataaaatagaTCCCACTAAGTGAAGATTTAATTTTGAGTATTATTAGCACACTTAGTATATAAAGATCATCTTGTATATTACGTTGATACACTTATTTGCATGATGATAGGTAAAATAGAAGCAGAGGAAAGCAAGGAGGTAAACCAACGTTGGTGTGCAATTATCAAAGACCCAATGTTGGAGGAAATATTGATAATGATCCAACGTTGGTATGAAGAAAGATGAAACCAATGTTGGTGTCAAAGTTGGTGAAAGTTGGACCTCAAACGTGCCAAGAAAAAGGTCCATAGTTGGAGCTATAGTTGGAGCCATAGTTGGAGTCATAGTTGGACCTCCAACTATGCCTCAAACTACTGGTGCAGCGTTGGAGCCAAAGTTGGTGGTGCAACGTTGCACTTCAACGTGCGCGACAAAATGCATGCAGAAATCAAAgaccatgcgtacgcgtcacccacgcgtacgcgtgagtaGTGAAAAATGacaatccacgcgtgcgcgtcaccgGCGCGCACGCGTGAGAAGAATGTTGGCGCAGCAATGTTGTCTCCAATGGTAGTGTTAAATGGCAACATTGTggggtcacgcgtacacgtcgcccacgtgtacgcgtgaccgGGAAAAACGTTGAAGGTAACGTTTGCATGCCAACATCGGGTCAAATGCAGCAGCAGGGCTTGGGAACGTTTTTCTTAATGTTTGTGACACTGAACAAGGCCCGATAAAAGCCAATATAACCCAAAAGCATGCATTCACCTctcaagcaagcaaagcccatcAACATCACTCAATCCAAggcacaagaagcatctagattAGAAATTTTTCATTCAAGTGTACTTTTCATTTCAGTTTGTAGGCCTATAAATAGGCATTAGTTTTCATGAAGTAAGAGGgacaaaagaaaggaagaattGAAGGAGTGGGAGAGAGTGAAGACCAATTCGAATttctgtgaattggcacactccaaGGGGAGTGGGTCTTTGGACCCCTCCCCTCAACCACTTTTCTTCATTAGCAGTAGTTAATCTTAGTTTGTAATTCTCTtttataaattctaaattttgaTTTTCTGCTTTGAATTCTCCATcttaatctttatttttatgcaCTTTAGTTTCGTGGAAATTGGTTTCTATTTAAGAGCAATGACCATGTAAACCCCacttcattgggttagagagctttGTTGTAATTCAATGggtcaataataattttcattcttcttcttctttcttttctcttgatcttactagaaagctttcgatcttcatccaattgggtagttgtcttgaaaaagaagctatttataattggatctcctttgaaccttggaaaaggaatgaggagatcatgttagaaatgctttctcatgctgggcCGGATtagggtttggatggatatggtgacatataatcctaccaacactttgatttggaaatacatgtggtataatcagtgaccatacttcatctatTTCCATGagtaattaaatcaagaaattgggcaattgttcaagcttagagagattggattgccaaggaattgggatctaatcacctaagattgccaaggagatcaatgaatgcattgattgaggaagatatgagaatgaacttgatccggagaatgcaacatctcctaagcccaatgaactcTCCATCTCTGATctacccattctctttattttctgttgtttattttcatgcttaatcaccccattcccatttacttTCCTATACTTTAAgcttctgcactttaatttcctgttatttactttcaatCATTTACATTCCATGCAATTTGCTTTTTccgccatttaatttcctgcacttCCAACTTCAAATCTGCTTAGTTCAACTAGAATACCCCTCCAATTAAAGTTGATcaaccaatcaatccctgtgggattcgacctcactctattgtgagtttttacttgacgacaattcggtgcacttgccggtggaAATTTTTtaagagacaagttttcgtgtATCACCTGGCCTGGCCTGTTTCCACCCCTAACCCCTGGTGACATGCCAGGGATCGATTCAAACTTTATATCTCACAAGCTGGAAGTCAACCCCAACGCTCGACCTATAAGACAAAAGAAACGAAATCTGGGCACAGAGAGAAAAAATGCAGCAGCGGCAGAAACACAAAAACTACTTGACGCAGGATTCATCCGAGAAATACGCTTTTCGTCATGGCTAGCAAACGTGGTAATGGTCAAGAaaatctcgggaaaatggcGAATGTGCGTAGATTTTACAGATTCAAACAAAGCCTACCCGTAGGATTCCTACCCACTGCCGAACATTGACAGGCTAGTAGACGACACCTCCGGATATCAAGTGCTAAGCTTCATGGATGCCTATTCCGGCTATAATCAAATACAAATGCACCCACATGACGAAGATGAGACAGCATTTGTAACTGACCAAGGTAATTTTTGTTATAAGGTAATGCGTTTTGGACTAAAAAATGCAGGGACAACTCATCAAAGACTGATGGACAAAGTCTTCAAAATCCAAGTTGGGCGAAACATTGAGATATATGTCGACGACATGGTCGTCAAGTCAAGTTCAGATAAACAGCATGAAGCTGATCTTCAGGAGATTTTCCAACAACTCCGAAAATACAATATGAGgctaaacaaagaaaaattctCATTCGGAGTACAGAAAGAAAAATTTCTTGGGTTTATGCTTACAAACAGGGGAATAGAAGCCAACCTCGACCAGTGTCAGGCCGTTATAAACATGCAGTCACCAAGAAtagtcaaagaagtacaacgcCTCACATGTCGCCTAGCCTCCCTGTCCCGATTCTTACCACCAGCAGCTGCCAGATCGTATCATTTCTTCAATACCATTAAAAAGGCTGACAAGTTCGTCTGGACAGAAGAATGTGAAAAGGCTTTCGCCGAATTCAAACATATTCTTGGATCACCACTTATACTCAAAAAGCTGGAGCAAGGTAAACCACTTTTTGtatttctttcaatttcaac is a window from the Arachis stenosperma cultivar V10309 chromosome 3, arast.V10309.gnm1.PFL2, whole genome shotgun sequence genome containing:
- the LOC130966992 gene encoding uncharacterized protein LOC130966992; amino-acid sequence: MTDHSVTPQANPTNVELLAANAALLADNQRMADLLAAVQNKDGDRNDHKKVNTDPHGEQHTEPNTKTRDIPLKTKRRWIGPFSEEIMNLKMPKNFTLSMTLTPYKGIEDPKVHVTKFKSMMFLNSHSDPILCRSFPTFLDGAALLWFSNLPAGFISSFDEFAKLFINHFAASKIYVRDSDYLSAIKQGQHESLKDYMTRFTEAAMEIPDLNPEVQLHAIKSGLWLGKFQEAIAVAKPKTLEEFQDKATGQIEIEELREARRSEKPPSWKEEDKPYRSQNKDSKKPFKLTPKFDSYTRFNTKREDIIKEILHSKLIKPPSKAGTYQDQKYVDRNKHCAFHQKFGHTTDKCVVARDLLERLARWGLLDKYVTTKSQKEPTRDAERLSYSSDQKEKGTWRGPVETPTSKGVINYIQVALLEKELPIWLGSGATDL